Proteins encoded in a region of the Spiroplasma endosymbiont of Amphimallon solstitiale genome:
- a CDS encoding protein jag, with protein MEIKSFKKNIDLEKTIKNLPPKTFYIKLGIEKRLFKTITKIFIFNENDIKNYLNDKWHDLLELFNIKNYQEEIILNGNKFYININCKNKNSILIGKKGYTISALHTYLETKFKRNYQIVINVNNYLNIQKQNLKIRIYEIIKKIRISKEMFHFESMPNKQRKIIHEIVKNIEGISSFSEGIGYNRHVVIRLEN; from the coding sequence ATGGAAATTAAATCATTTAAAAAAAATATTGATTTAGAAAAAACTATTAAAAATTTACCACCCAAGACATTTTATATAAAATTAGGTATAGAAAAACGTTTATTTAAAACCATTACTAAAATTTTTATTTTTAACGAAAATGATATTAAAAATTATTTGAATGATAAATGACATGATTTATTGGAACTTTTTAATATAAAAAATTATCAAGAAGAAATAATATTAAATGGCAATAAATTTTATATTAATATTAATTGTAAGAATAAAAATTCAATTTTAATTGGCAAAAAAGGTTATACAATTAGTGCTTTACATACTTATTTAGAAACAAAATTTAAAAGAAACTATCAAATAGTAATAAATGTTAATAATTATTTAAATATTCAAAAACAAAATTTAAAAATTAGAATATATGAAATTATAAAAAAAATAAGAATAAGTAAAGAAATGTTTCATTTTGAATCAATGCCTAATAAACAAAGAAAAATTATACATGAAATAGTTAAAAATATTGAAGGAATATCAAGTTTTTCTGAAGGTATAGGTTATAACCGTCATGTAGTAATTAGATTGGAAAATTAG